GTACGTGCAGGATGACATGATGACAATGCTGACTTACTCCATGGTGCCGGTACGATGGCATACACCTTATTTTAATAACACCTACGTATGACCCCTGTAATAAATGATGCATTTTCTTACTTGAATTCAATCATTTTTACAGATTAAATTGTTGATCGACATTTGTAACAGCACCCAGGGTGTCTGCATAGCTGGTACAGTCTGACATAAGCTACTGTATTCACTTTTCACCTTCCAAATGTCACATCATATGTCGTAATACATTAAACTGTCTTTTGCAGGGCCCCCAGGACCCCCCGGTGAGTGGAATTTTTGTGTAAAACTGGTTACATGGTGAAGTACCTGGATGCTTTGAGTTCATCTTTATGTGACACTGTAGGTCTTCCAGGTGTGGATGGTGTGCCCGGTATTAATGGTACAGATGGCATCCCTGGGATTGATGGGATTCCTGGTGCTGATGGCAAACGAGGAAAGAGAGGTTAGGAAGAGTGCAAACAAATCATTGAACCAAATTAACACCAGGAATCATTCTACTGAGCCACTCAAACACAGAAATGTAAATAGTCAGTTTTCTGATCAGCCTAtgttacattaccattacatcttCTATCAAACCTCATACAGAACTCCATATGTTATACCTTTGGTGGCAATTTCCAGCTGTCGCAATACTTTTATGAATAATCATAAATGTGTTGAATGGTTGAGCACAGTCTTGGGTCCACAGGACTTCAAGGTGAAAAGGGAGAACCAGGAGAAAAAGGAGACCGTGGAGAGCCTGGACCCCCTGGAGAGAACGGCCAAGCTtccaatgatgtcatcatcgaGGGTAAGTGGTGATGCCACAATCCTGCGCTGTGATGTCATACATCATCAGGTTTCTTTGTACAGGTCCTCCTGGACCTCCTGGACCTCCTGGGCCCATGGGGCCACCTGGACCCCCTGGACCCCTGAGAACAAGACACCACAGAGCCCACCTACAGGCAGCTCAGACAATGGGTAAGGGGATATTGATGGCTTAGAAAACTTAATATATATCATGTTTAGATGTATTACATTGCCAAGTAGCAATTAAGACAATTAAAACAGAATAAATCTCTCTTCCAGAACAACTATATTCCATTCCAAATGATGAGACATCATTTGCAAAGGGTGCAAGTAAAGCCCATGAGAAGGCAACTAAGGCCAACGGTGTGTTTAAAGACAGCATACAAAATCGGAACTTTGTGGGATgaaaattgtacttttttgtaATTCCCATCAGAGTGCCTAATAAAGTCACTGATCAACCCCAGAAATGTGACAAAGATGGAGAACACATTTGGCACATGGATGAAAGACACGGCTTTGCTCAACGATGAAAGCATATGGGTTGCAGAACACTTTTCGGGTATGTTGGACACACTTTGAACACGATGCTTTCAGTTTGAGGAGGAATTAAATCTTTTTGATCGCAGGTCGTGTGTTGAAGGAATATCAAAATGTCGCTTCTTTCCAATACAACAACAGTGACACAGTGAATGTTAGAAAGTTCTATCAAGGCTGTGGTCACACGGTGCACAATGGCTCCTTCTactatcaaattgctggcacatCTAGCATTGCCAGGTAAGATACTTAGACAGAGACTAATTACAGTTTCTTCTCAACTATTTACATGCAATGAAAACAGGCTcccctttttttcaaaatattcccacAATTCTCTTTGGTTGTATTTTGTGACAGATTTGACTTTCACTCCAAGAAGCTTCACACACTCACTATAGACAATGCTCTGTACCACAACCTGGCCTATCTGCTGCACAACTCTAAGACATACTTCAAATTGGCGGCGGATGAGAATGGCCTGTGGCTGATCTTTGCCTCCAGTGTGGATGAGAGCATTGTGGTGGCCCAGCTGGACCAGAAGACCTTCTCCATCACCTCCCACATCAACACCACCTATCCCCGCACCAAGGCCGGAAACGCCTTCATTGCCTGCGGGGTTCTGTACGTTACAGACACCAAGGACACAAGGGTCACTTTTGCTTATGATTTACTAAAGGGCAAACCGGTTAATGTAACCTTTGACCTGAGGCCTCCAGGCGGAGTGCTGGCTATGCTCTCCTACAGTCCCAAGGATAGACATCTGTACGTGTGGGATAACAGTTATGTGAAGCTCTATGTGGTCCACTTCATCTCTGATGAGTGATGACCTGCAGGTCAGAGAAAGGCTGATAACCAAACTCCCAATCTTTACCAAATGAGGTTATAGAGTAAGTAGTTCGTAGAAATGATGTGATTTCAATCAGCTTATAAACAATAGTGTAAAAAGTACAGTGCTGTATTCCCAATGTACAATGCATATTACAACTGTTTTCCTATCATTTATATAAAACTTTGTAAAATGTAGGTGTTAAACTATTTGCATGATTTTACTCTATAttctgtatatatgtatgcttttgtttttgtgattgaccattaccatatttcctCAAAGAGTGCCCTCCGATCTAACACCTGCCTTGTCTCATTTATTGGCAAACAAGAGTACCTCCTCAAATATTTACCTCCATTTTACCCCCAGACAGAAAAAGTTctgttgctaaccaaaacaatGGCACTTAGTCTTTTGAATGCATTTAGC
The Doryrhamphus excisus isolate RoL2022-K1 chromosome 12, RoL_Dexc_1.0, whole genome shotgun sequence genome window above contains:
- the gldn gene encoding gliomedin isoform X1 — encoded protein: MQRYMGDPKRKGGDVLTMWIPTPSMTRTQRMVLYGTCVVALLNSVGLLVLLVQQNQQNIILEQTGARLVEVEQSSVVEFLQEVPRERAGMQRNSEKPQYQYSRNKRSDAQELDRLEEKELEKEVHQEKDLELHQQEVSQEVGEEEKTKHNRKRKQHHKHHYRKEYVQDDMMTMLTYSMVPIKLLIDICNSTQGVCIAGPPGPPGLPGVDGVPGINGTDGIPGIDGIPGADGKRGKRGLQGEKGEPGEKGDRGEPGPPGENGQASNDVIIEGPPGPPGPPGPMGPPGPPGPLRTRHHRAHLQAAQTMEQLYSIPNDETSFAKGASKAHEKATKANECLIKSLINPRNVTKMENTFGTWMKDTALLNDESIWVAEHFSGRVLKEYQNVASFQYNNSDTVNVRKFYQGCGHTVHNGSFYYQIAGTSSIARFDFHSKKLHTLTIDNALYHNLAYLLHNSKTYFKLAADENGLWLIFASSVDESIVVAQLDQKTFSITSHINTTYPRTKAGNAFIACGVLYVTDTKDTRVTFAYDLLKGKPVNVTFDLRPPGGVLAMLSYSPKDRHLYVWDNSYVKLYVVHFISDE
- the gldn gene encoding gliomedin isoform X2, which translates into the protein MQRYMGDPKRKGGDVLTMWIPTPSMTRTQRMVLYGTCVVALLNSVGLLVLLVQQNQQNIILEQTGARLVEVEQSSVVEFLQEVPRERAGMQRNSEKPQYQYSRNKRSDAQELDRLEEKELEKEVHQEKDLELHQQEVSQEVGEEEKTKHNRKRKQHHKHHYRKEYVQDDMMTMLTYSMVPIKLLIDICNSTQGVCIAGPPGPPGVDGVPGINGTDGIPGIDGIPGADGKRGKRGLQGEKGEPGEKGDRGEPGPPGENGQASNDVIIEGPPGPPGPPGPMGPPGPPGPLRTRHHRAHLQAAQTMEQLYSIPNDETSFAKGASKAHEKATKANECLIKSLINPRNVTKMENTFGTWMKDTALLNDESIWVAEHFSGRVLKEYQNVASFQYNNSDTVNVRKFYQGCGHTVHNGSFYYQIAGTSSIARFDFHSKKLHTLTIDNALYHNLAYLLHNSKTYFKLAADENGLWLIFASSVDESIVVAQLDQKTFSITSHINTTYPRTKAGNAFIACGVLYVTDTKDTRVTFAYDLLKGKPVNVTFDLRPPGGVLAMLSYSPKDRHLYVWDNSYVKLYVVHFISDE